One window of Sphingobacteriales bacterium genomic DNA carries:
- a CDS encoding Hsp20/alpha crystallin family protein, with protein sequence MKDVFSGSGGNAGKTTGTVPTINIVETGENFRVEVAAPGYTKSDFKLQVNNDALTISAEKTVDSEKEGEQFVLREHTYSAFSRSFKLDPDIDVKKISAAYQDGILIITLGKKDEAIKQPGTEIHIG encoded by the coding sequence ATGAAAGATGTATTTAGCGGTAGTGGTGGAAATGCCGGAAAAACTACAGGCACAGTTCCTACAATCAATATTGTAGAAACCGGTGAAAATTTCAGGGTTGAAGTTGCTGCTCCCGGCTATACTAAATCTGATTTTAAACTACAGGTAAACAATGATGCCCTGACTATCAGTGCTGAAAAAACAGTGGACAGCGAAAAAGAAGGCGAGCAGTTTGTATTGCGCGAGCATACCTATTCTGCGTTCTCCCGATCGTTTAAACTCGACCCCGATATAGATGTCAAAAAAATCAGTGCTGCCTATCAGGATGGTATTTTGATCATCACATTGGGCAAAAAAGACGAAGCGATTAAACAACCCGGGACTGAAATACATATTGGCTAA
- a CDS encoding Do family serine endopeptidase, with translation MRKLFQLVLAAVLGSAVTLIAYQKMGFIPASNPGNSESITNSENLTTPHSTLTNYGMPSSLPLSAPTDFTAAAAKSTPAVVHIQSTIQYQATSNQYTNPFDFFGDDFFFGPRGRGGQPRPQIATGSGVILSSDGYIVTNNHVVAKATELEVTLYDKRTYKATLVGTDPSTDLAVIKIDDTNLPTLALANSDEAQVGEWVLAVGNPFNLESTVTAGIVSAKGRNIKILEDKMAIESFIQTDAAVNQGNSGGALVNTSGQLLGINTAIATPTGTYAGYSFAVPANIVGKVVDDLKKYGVVQRAFLGISISNVDGKLAKENGLNVTQGVYVGELLESGPAVEAGITKGDVIVRIGNAEIKSISELQEQIALHRPGDRLMVTVNRKGAEKTLPVVLKNKEGNTGLVTKNTEKLDLLTSLGAEFENLTNRESADLGIQGGVRVKKLKNGQLSNNTNIREGFIITKVDDTLVSSTDQLSEVLYEKKGNGALLKGIYPNAPKSTYFYGIGI, from the coding sequence ATGCGTAAACTATTTCAGTTAGTACTTGCTGCTGTGTTGGGTAGTGCAGTTACCTTAATTGCCTACCAAAAAATGGGATTTATTCCTGCATCCAATCCGGGTAATTCAGAATCAATTACCAATTCTGAAAACCTGACAACACCTCATTCAACCCTTACTAACTATGGCATGCCCTCCTCTTTGCCGTTGAGCGCACCTACTGATTTTACTGCTGCTGCTGCTAAATCTACTCCGGCTGTGGTGCATATTCAATCCACCATTCAATATCAGGCAACATCCAATCAGTACACAAATCCTTTTGATTTTTTTGGCGATGATTTCTTTTTTGGCCCCAGAGGCAGAGGGGGTCAGCCAAGGCCTCAGATTGCAACCGGATCCGGAGTTATTCTGAGTTCTGACGGATATATCGTAACCAATAATCACGTTGTAGCCAAAGCCACAGAGCTGGAAGTTACCTTATATGACAAAAGAACCTACAAGGCGACTCTCGTAGGAACAGACCCTTCGACCGATCTGGCTGTGATTAAAATTGACGATACCAACCTTCCGACCCTTGCATTGGCTAATTCTGACGAAGCGCAGGTTGGCGAATGGGTGTTGGCTGTCGGCAATCCGTTTAACCTCGAATCGACAGTTACCGCAGGTATTGTCAGTGCGAAAGGCCGCAATATCAAAATATTGGAAGATAAGATGGCCATTGAATCGTTTATTCAAACAGATGCCGCAGTCAATCAGGGAAATAGTGGAGGGGCTTTGGTCAATACCTCCGGGCAATTGTTGGGTATCAATACCGCAATTGCAACGCCAACCGGAACCTATGCCGGCTATTCTTTTGCTGTGCCTGCCAATATTGTCGGTAAAGTGGTAGATGATCTGAAAAAATACGGCGTGGTTCAGCGTGCGTTTTTAGGCATCAGCATTAGCAATGTTGACGGAAAATTGGCCAAAGAAAACGGGCTGAACGTTACACAAGGCGTTTATGTGGGTGAATTGTTGGAATCCGGTCCGGCAGTTGAAGCCGGTATCACCAAAGGCGATGTGATTGTCCGAATTGGAAATGCCGAAATCAAGTCTATTTCTGAGCTTCAGGAACAAATTGCACTTCACCGCCCCGGCGACCGGCTTATGGTTACCGTAAACAGAAAAGGTGCCGAAAAAACATTACCGGTAGTTTTGAAAAATAAAGAAGGCAATACCGGATTGGTTACCAAAAACACCGAAAAACTTGATTTGTTAACCTCCTTAGGCGCTGAGTTTGAAAACCTGACCAACCGCGAAAGTGCAGATTTGGGAATTCAGGGCGGAGTGCGGGTAAAAAAGCTAAAAAACGGCCAATTATCCAACAATACCAATATTCGCGAAGGATTTATCATCACTAAAGTTGACGATACCCTGGTATCTTCGACCGATCAATTGTCCGAAGTTTTGTACGAGAAAAAAGGCAACGGCGCATTGCTGAAGGGCATCTATCCCAATGCTCCCAAAAGCACTTATTTTTATGGAATAGGAATATAG